One region of Maylandia zebra isolate NMK-2024a linkage group LG10, Mzebra_GT3a, whole genome shotgun sequence genomic DNA includes:
- the LOC112435381 gene encoding GTPase IMAP family member 9-like isoform X1 gives MDSNPASPSDAADERLRIVMVGKTGAGKSAAGNIIIERRVFKSTSASSSVTAECQKETSEFGGQALGVVDTPGLFDTKLSQEQVVKEISKCISFAAPGPHVFLVVIQPNRFTKEEQETVKVIQKIFGDEASRYTMALFTHGDDLEADEVSVEDLIDGNKELNDFISQCEGGYHVFNNRQKDSSQVKELLEKINTMVQRNGGSCYSKEMFEEAEKAIKAEMDRLLEENPEMSEEEARRRAERENEFIRACLEGAIIGSILGPLGAALGAGLAAAGVALKNKCVTQ, from the exons ATGGACAGCAATCCTGCTTCACCCT CAGATGCAGCAGACGAACGTCTCAGGATCGTGATGGTTGGGAAAACTGGAGCTGGGAAGAGTGCAGCAGGAAACATCATCATAGAAAGAAGAGTTTTTAAATCCACTTCGGCTTCGTCTTCAGTAACAGCAGAGTGTCAGAAGGAAACATCAGAGTTTGGGGGTCAAGCACTGGGTGTAGTTGATACTCCAGGTCTGTTTGATACCAAACTATCTCAAGAGCAGGTGGTGAAAGAGATCAGTAAGTGCATCTCCTTTGCTGCTCCTGGTCCTCACGTGTTCCTGGTTGTGATCCAACCAAACAGATTCAccaaagaagaacaagaaacaGTGAAAGTCATTCAGAAGATATTCGGAGATGAAGCGTCACGCTACACTATGGCCTTGTTCACCCACGGAGACGATCTGGAAGCAGATGAAGTCAGTGTAGAAGATTTAATTGATGGAAATAAAGAACTCAATGACTTCATCAGTCAGTGTGAGGGAGGATATCATGTTTTTAACAACAGACAAAAGGATTCCTCTCAGGTCAAGGAGCTGCTGGAGAAGATCAACACAATGGTCCAGAGAAACGGAGGAAGCTGCTACAGCAAAGAGATGTTTGAAGAAGCTGAGAAAgcaataaaagcagaaatggatCGACTCCTGGAAGAAAATCCAGAGATGTCAGAAGAAGAAGCCAGAAGACGGGCAGAAAGAGAAAACGAGTTCATTagggcttgtttggaaggggcGATCATTGGAAGCATCTTAGGCCCACTGGGAGCAGCACTGGGAGCAGGACTGGCAGCTGCAGGTGTAgcactgaaaaataaatgtgtcaCACAGTGA
- the LOC112435381 gene encoding GTPase IMAP family member 9-like isoform X2, protein MDSNPASPYAADERLRIVMVGKTGAGKSAAGNIIIERRVFKSTSASSSVTAECQKETSEFGGQALGVVDTPGLFDTKLSQEQVVKEISKCISFAAPGPHVFLVVIQPNRFTKEEQETVKVIQKIFGDEASRYTMALFTHGDDLEADEVSVEDLIDGNKELNDFISQCEGGYHVFNNRQKDSSQVKELLEKINTMVQRNGGSCYSKEMFEEAEKAIKAEMDRLLEENPEMSEEEARRRAERENEFIRACLEGAIIGSILGPLGAALGAGLAAAGVALKNKCVTQ, encoded by the exons ATGGACAGCAATCCTGCTTCACCCT ATGCAGCAGACGAACGTCTCAGGATCGTGATGGTTGGGAAAACTGGAGCTGGGAAGAGTGCAGCAGGAAACATCATCATAGAAAGAAGAGTTTTTAAATCCACTTCGGCTTCGTCTTCAGTAACAGCAGAGTGTCAGAAGGAAACATCAGAGTTTGGGGGTCAAGCACTGGGTGTAGTTGATACTCCAGGTCTGTTTGATACCAAACTATCTCAAGAGCAGGTGGTGAAAGAGATCAGTAAGTGCATCTCCTTTGCTGCTCCTGGTCCTCACGTGTTCCTGGTTGTGATCCAACCAAACAGATTCAccaaagaagaacaagaaacaGTGAAAGTCATTCAGAAGATATTCGGAGATGAAGCGTCACGCTACACTATGGCCTTGTTCACCCACGGAGACGATCTGGAAGCAGATGAAGTCAGTGTAGAAGATTTAATTGATGGAAATAAAGAACTCAATGACTTCATCAGTCAGTGTGAGGGAGGATATCATGTTTTTAACAACAGACAAAAGGATTCCTCTCAGGTCAAGGAGCTGCTGGAGAAGATCAACACAATGGTCCAGAGAAACGGAGGAAGCTGCTACAGCAAAGAGATGTTTGAAGAAGCTGAGAAAgcaataaaagcagaaatggatCGACTCCTGGAAGAAAATCCAGAGATGTCAGAAGAAGAAGCCAGAAGACGGGCAGAAAGAGAAAACGAGTTCATTagggcttgtttggaaggggcGATCATTGGAAGCATCTTAGGCCCACTGGGAGCAGCACTGGGAGCAGGACTGGCAGCTGCAGGTGTAgcactgaaaaataaatgtgtcaCACAGTGA